Proteins from a genomic interval of Candidatus Edwardsbacteria bacterium RifOxyA12_full_54_48:
- a CDS encoding 30S ribosomal protein S15: MPLTIEKKQDLIGKHQKHEGDTGSPEVQVALLTQRINDLTEHLKIHKKDHACRRGLLKMVGQRRRLLNYLSKRHMDRYRAIVEKLELRK, from the coding sequence ATGCCACTGACCATTGAAAAGAAGCAGGATTTGATCGGCAAACACCAGAAACATGAAGGGGATACCGGCAGCCCCGAGGTGCAGGTGGCCCTGCTTACCCAGCGGATCAACGATTTGACCGAGCACCTCAAGATCCACAAAAAAGACCACGCCTGCCGGCGGGGGCTTTTAAAGATGGTGGGCCAGCGGCGCCGGCTGCTGAACTACCTATCCAAGCGCCATATGGACCGCTACCGGGCCATAGTGGAAAAGCTGGAACTCAGAAAGTAA
- a CDS encoding riboflavin biosynthesis protein RibF: protein MLVITRLNNFGVSHPGAVAALGSFDGLHLGHRAIIKKLVARAKKIGHDSVVITFDPHPRQVLSQDRTPCLLTALSEKQEILESLGVGVMAVIKFSPRVATLSPEEFIRSVMVKKLAVSEVICGNDCGFGAGRKGNINTLRELGAKMGFKVSVLSSLKTNGSKVSSSCIRSLISSGKIEQANKMLGRVYFVRGMVVKGLGLGRKLGFPTANIRLSDPQKLLPRDGVYAAGARIGRREYQGMLYIGSRLTVGRSARTIEFNAFGGKYDLSGKKAEIFFHKYIRPGKKYGTVEALIRAIERDKRKIERYFTELRRQK, encoded by the coding sequence ATGCTGGTAATAACAAGACTCAATAATTTTGGCGTCAGTCATCCCGGGGCCGTGGCCGCCCTGGGTTCCTTCGACGGCCTGCACCTGGGGCACCGGGCCATCATCAAAAAGCTGGTGGCCAGGGCAAAAAAGATTGGCCACGACAGCGTGGTGATCACCTTCGATCCCCATCCCCGGCAGGTCTTGTCCCAGGATAGGACCCCCTGCCTTTTGACGGCCCTGTCCGAGAAACAGGAGATCCTGGAATCGCTGGGCGTCGGCGTGATGGCGGTCATAAAATTTTCGCCACGGGTGGCGACGCTGTCTCCGGAGGAATTCATCCGCTCGGTGATGGTAAAAAAGCTGGCGGTATCGGAGGTCATCTGCGGGAATGACTGCGGCTTCGGGGCCGGACGGAAGGGCAACATCAACACCCTGCGGGAACTGGGCGCCAAGATGGGCTTCAAGGTATCGGTGCTTTCATCGCTTAAGACCAACGGAAGCAAGGTCAGCAGTTCTTGCATCCGGAGCCTGATATCTTCCGGAAAAATAGAGCAGGCCAACAAGATGCTGGGCCGGGTCTATTTCGTCAGGGGCATGGTGGTAAAGGGACTGGGGCTGGGCCGTAAACTGGGCTTTCCCACCGCCAACATCAGATTGTCGGATCCCCAGAAGCTTCTGCCGCGGGACGGGGTCTATGCCGCCGGGGCCAGGATCGGGCGCAGGGAATACCAGGGAATGCTCTATATCGGCAGCCGGCTTACCGTCGGCCGGAGCGCCAGGACCATCGAGTTCAACGCCTTCGGCGGGAAATATGACCTCTCCGGGAAGAAGGCCGAGATATTTTTCCATAAATATATCAGGCCGGGGAAGAAATACGGCACCGTTGAGGCGCTGATAAGGGCCATAGAGAGGGACAAGAGAAAAATAGAAAGATATTTTACTGAGCTAAGAAGACAAAAATAG